Proteins encoded by one window of Actinomycetes bacterium:
- a CDS encoding IS1380 family transposase, which yields MRVCHGFTATFDDPDLVSCAGLAPVLALAERVGLQRLATEHVRIDQPGGRFA from the coding sequence ATGCGAGTCTGTCATGGCTTCACTGCCACGTTCGACGATCCGGACCTCGTGTCGTGCGCCGGGTTGGCGCCGGTGCTGGCGCTGGCCGAGCGCGTGGGGTTGCAGCGGCTGGCCACCGAGCATGTTCGGATCGACCAGCCGGGCGGCCGGTTCGCT